One Desulfovibrio aminophilus genomic window carries:
- the fusA gene encoding elongation factor G, producing MSDALKNQRTYALVGHGGCGKTSVAEMLLFNTGGTARLGKIEEGTTALDFEPEEIKRRGSIQPGFAHYKWNKNQHYLIDTPGDSNFNGDLSYQLAAADGVVFVIDAVDGVKPLTRKAWKDVQAAQLPAVAFINKMDRDRADFQTAFDGLKNSLGIKPVLLYYPIGARESFKGVVDMLENTALLFDGKGGVTKADIPGDIAGEVGPIREAMIENIAESDEALMEKYLEEGELAPDEIKSALKAGVLSRELVPVCVGAALENKGGPQLLDAVQALLPSPLDHPAWVGEDGSERPSSPDAPVACFVFKTLADPFAGQLTVMRVLSGTLSPDSTLLNSAKGEKERVAQLLLMQGKDQTPSKEPLGPGAIVTLAKLKLTKTGDTLCDEKAPFALKKPKLAQQLITYALAPAEKGDEDKVYAAMAKLLDEDVTLTLSRDEESADILITGMGQNHIEVSAERAKRRYKVDILLKTPKVPYRETLKGKASEIQGRHKKQTGGRGQFGDCWIHIEPQPRNAGYEFVDAIVGGSIPRQYIPAVDKGIQESSARGYLAGFQLIDFKVTLYDGSYHNVDSSEMAFKIAGSLAFKKACEKAGVKLLEPVMTVTVAVPDNYMGDVIGDLSSRRGKVLGSDSQAGVTEIKAHVPMSEVLKYAPDLRSMTGGQGTFTMEFSHYEECPPQIAEKVIAEHKKEQTEE from the coding sequence ATGTCGGACGCGCTCAAGAACCAGAGGACCTACGCCTTGGTCGGACACGGCGGCTGCGGGAAGACTTCCGTGGCCGAAATGCTTCTCTTCAATACCGGCGGCACCGCCCGGTTGGGCAAGATCGAGGAAGGGACCACCGCCCTGGATTTCGAACCCGAGGAGATCAAGCGCCGCGGCTCCATCCAGCCCGGTTTCGCCCACTACAAGTGGAACAAGAACCAGCATTACCTCATCGACACCCCCGGCGACTCCAACTTCAACGGCGACCTGTCCTACCAGCTGGCCGCCGCCGACGGCGTGGTCTTCGTCATCGACGCCGTGGACGGGGTCAAGCCGCTGACCCGCAAGGCCTGGAAGGACGTACAGGCCGCCCAGCTCCCGGCCGTGGCCTTCATCAACAAGATGGACCGCGACCGCGCCGACTTCCAGACCGCCTTCGACGGCCTGAAGAACTCCCTGGGCATCAAGCCCGTGCTCCTCTACTACCCCATCGGCGCCCGCGAGAGCTTCAAGGGCGTGGTGGACATGCTCGAAAACACCGCCCTGCTCTTCGACGGCAAGGGTGGCGTGACCAAGGCCGACATCCCCGGCGACATCGCGGGCGAGGTCGGCCCCATCCGCGAGGCCATGATCGAGAACATCGCCGAGAGCGACGAGGCGCTCATGGAGAAGTATCTCGAAGAGGGCGAGCTCGCCCCGGACGAGATCAAGAGCGCGCTCAAGGCGGGCGTCCTCTCCCGCGAGCTGGTTCCGGTCTGCGTGGGCGCGGCGCTGGAGAACAAGGGCGGGCCCCAGCTCCTGGACGCCGTGCAGGCGCTCCTGCCCTCGCCCCTGGACCACCCGGCCTGGGTGGGCGAGGACGGCTCCGAGCGGCCCTCGTCCCCGGACGCCCCGGTGGCCTGCTTCGTGTTCAAGACCCTGGCCGACCCCTTCGCGGGCCAGCTCACGGTCATGCGCGTGCTCTCCGGCACCCTCTCCCCCGACTCCACGCTGCTCAACAGCGCCAAGGGCGAGAAGGAACGCGTGGCCCAGCTCCTGCTCATGCAGGGCAAGGACCAGACCCCGAGCAAGGAGCCCCTGGGCCCCGGCGCCATCGTCACCCTGGCCAAGCTCAAGCTGACCAAGACCGGCGACACGCTCTGCGACGAGAAGGCCCCCTTCGCCCTGAAGAAGCCCAAGCTGGCCCAGCAGCTCATTACCTACGCCCTGGCCCCGGCCGAAAAGGGCGACGAGGACAAGGTCTACGCGGCCATGGCCAAGCTCCTGGACGAGGACGTGACCCTCACGCTCTCGCGCGACGAGGAGAGCGCGGACATCCTCATCACCGGCATGGGCCAGAACCACATCGAGGTCTCGGCCGAGCGGGCCAAGCGCCGCTACAAGGTGGACATCCTGCTCAAGACCCCCAAGGTGCCCTACCGCGAGACCCTCAAGGGCAAGGCCAGCGAAATTCAGGGCCGCCACAAGAAGCAGACCGGCGGCCGCGGCCAGTTCGGCGACTGCTGGATCCACATCGAGCCCCAGCCGCGCAACGCGGGCTACGAGTTCGTGGACGCCATCGTGGGCGGCTCCATCCCGCGCCAGTACATCCCGGCCGTGGACAAGGGCATCCAGGAGTCCTCGGCGCGCGGCTACCTGGCCGGGTTCCAGCTCATCGACTTCAAGGTCACGCTCTACGACGGCTCCTACCACAACGTGGACTCCTCGGAGATGGCCTTCAAGATCGCGGGATCCCTGGCCTTCAAGAAGGCCTGCGAAAAGGCCGGCGTGAAGCTCCTGGAGCCGGTCATGACCGTCACCGTGGCCGTGCCGGACAACTACATGGGCGACGTCATCGGCGACCTCTCCAGCCGCCGGGGCAAGGTCCTCGGCTCCGACTCCCAGGCCGGGGTCACGGAGATCAAGGCCCACGTGCCCATGTCCGAAGTGCTCAAGTACGCCCCGGACCTGCGCTCCATGACCGGCGGCCAGGGCACCTTCACCATGGAGTTCTCGCACTACGAGGAATGCCCGCCGCAGATCGCGGAAAAGGTCATCGCCGAGCACAAGAAGGAACAGACCGAGGAATAG
- a CDS encoding cation-translocating P-type ATPase, with the protein MIGRFARLGSYKELFDIKELASCLAGGALALLAFLLEGRPGHPAWLPLVLASASVLGNGLPIVLGALRGLRERRMNVDELVSIALVASVLQGEVLSAAVVAFIMTLGALVEEAVSESARRSIQALARMTPEHATRLTDSGEEVVSLGRVRPGDRLLVKPGERIPVDAEIVAGITAVDESSITGESIPRERGEGDPVLAGTLNHNGVIEIRATQVGADTTLGKVVRLVTEAEAQKPRAARVVDRYARWFTPVVLACAALAWAVSGDSARAVAVLVAGCPCALLMAAPTATVAAVGRAARAGVLIKGGQYLEEAARVQVMLFDKTGTLTKGEPRVDEVASCETLGRDELLACAAGAEQNCNHPLARAVIQAAHYARVGVRKAERVLAEIGLGVKAMVGGSLVEVGSAELNGGAAALPEPLRQCLERIQERGATALVVSLDHAPVGVLGVSDTVKPSAATTVERLRGLGLTHLGMLSGDHARAVDRLAADLKLDRAWAGLKPQDKLAVIEEFQRRGLKVAFVGDGVNDAPALARADVGVAMGALGTDVALETADVALTRDDISRLPFLVRLGRRSVAVIRLNIALAVSFNALAILGGGWGLLSPVWASLAHNLGSIVVVLLSASLALFRDREPA; encoded by the coding sequence ATGATCGGCCGCTTCGCCCGCCTGGGCAGCTACAAGGAATTGTTCGACATCAAGGAACTGGCCTCCTGCCTCGCGGGCGGGGCCCTGGCCCTGCTCGCCTTCCTCCTGGAGGGCCGCCCCGGCCATCCCGCCTGGCTGCCCCTGGTCCTGGCCTCGGCCTCGGTCCTGGGCAACGGCCTGCCCATCGTCCTGGGGGCCCTGCGCGGATTGCGCGAACGGCGCATGAACGTGGACGAGCTGGTGAGCATCGCCCTGGTGGCCTCGGTGCTCCAGGGCGAGGTCCTGAGCGCCGCGGTGGTGGCCTTCATCATGACCCTGGGCGCGCTGGTGGAGGAGGCGGTCAGCGAGTCGGCCCGCCGCTCCATCCAGGCCCTGGCGCGCATGACCCCGGAACACGCCACGCGCCTCACGGACAGCGGCGAGGAGGTGGTGTCCCTGGGACGGGTCCGGCCCGGCGACCGCCTGCTGGTCAAGCCCGGTGAGCGCATCCCGGTGGATGCCGAGATCGTGGCCGGGATCACGGCCGTGGACGAATCCTCCATCACCGGCGAGTCCATCCCCCGCGAGCGCGGCGAAGGCGATCCCGTGCTGGCCGGAACCCTGAACCACAACGGGGTGATCGAAATCCGGGCCACCCAGGTGGGCGCGGACACGACCCTGGGCAAGGTGGTCCGTCTGGTCACCGAGGCCGAGGCCCAGAAGCCCCGCGCCGCCCGCGTGGTGGACCGCTACGCCCGCTGGTTCACGCCCGTGGTCCTGGCCTGCGCGGCCCTGGCCTGGGCCGTGAGCGGCGACTCGGCCCGGGCCGTGGCCGTGCTCGTGGCCGGGTGCCCCTGCGCCCTGCTCATGGCCGCGCCCACGGCCACGGTGGCGGCGGTTGGCCGCGCGGCCCGCGCCGGAGTGCTCATCAAGGGAGGGCAATACCTGGAGGAGGCCGCCCGGGTGCAGGTCATGCTCTTCGACAAGACCGGGACCCTGACCAAGGGCGAGCCCCGGGTGGACGAGGTCGCCTCCTGCGAGACCCTGGGCCGCGACGAGCTGCTGGCCTGCGCCGCCGGCGCCGAGCAGAACTGCAACCATCCCCTGGCCCGGGCCGTGATCCAGGCCGCGCACTACGCCCGCGTCGGCGTGCGCAAGGCCGAGCGGGTCCTGGCCGAGATCGGCCTGGGGGTCAAGGCGATGGTGGGCGGCTCCCTGGTGGAGGTAGGCAGCGCGGAACTGAACGGCGGGGCCGCCGCCCTGCCCGAGCCCCTGCGCCAATGCCTGGAGCGCATCCAGGAACGCGGCGCCACGGCCCTGGTGGTCTCCCTGGACCACGCTCCCGTGGGCGTGCTCGGCGTCTCGGACACGGTCAAGCCCTCGGCCGCGACGACCGTCGAACGGCTGCGCGGCCTGGGGCTCACGCACCTGGGCATGCTCTCCGGCGACCACGCCCGGGCCGTGGATCGGCTGGCCGCGGACCTGAAGCTGGACCGCGCCTGGGCCGGACTCAAGCCCCAGGACAAGTTGGCGGTCATCGAGGAATTCCAGAGACGCGGGCTGAAGGTGGCCTTCGTGGGCGACGGGGTCAACGACGCCCCGGCCCTGGCCCGGGCCGACGTGGGCGTGGCCATGGGCGCGCTGGGCACGGACGTGGCCCTGGAGACCGCCGACGTGGCCCTGACCCGCGACGACATCTCCCGCCTGCCCTTCCTGGTGCGCCTGGGGCGGCGCTCCGTGGCGGTCATCCGCCTGAACATCGCCCTGGCCGTGAGCTTCAACGCCCTGGCCATCCTGGGCGGCGGCTGGGGCCTGCTCTCGCCGGTGTGGGCCTCCCTGGCCCACAACCTGGGCTCCATCGTGGTGGTCCTGCTCTCGGCCAGCCTGGCCCTGTTCCGCGACCGCGAACCCGCCTGA
- a CDS encoding MarR family winged helix-turn-helix transcriptional regulator, with protein MEIEDLTRLLVEFYEKFSSWEQCVVRETGLTPAQMHTLEILGSRGDLRMKDLAASMGVTTGSLTVLVDRLERGGFVARRPHESDRRSIVVGLTGEGERHFREHHALHLRLTQEMTDGLTPEELAQFPAILRKITAQL; from the coding sequence ATGGAGATCGAAGACCTGACCCGGCTGCTGGTGGAGTTCTACGAGAAGTTCTCGTCCTGGGAGCAGTGCGTGGTGCGCGAGACGGGCCTGACCCCGGCCCAGATGCACACCCTGGAGATTCTCGGCTCGCGCGGAGACCTGCGCATGAAGGACTTGGCCGCCAGCATGGGCGTGACCACGGGGTCGCTGACCGTGCTGGTGGACCGCCTGGAGCGCGGGGGCTTCGTGGCCCGCAGGCCGCACGAGTCCGACCGCCGCTCCATCGTGGTCGGCCTGACCGGAGAGGGCGAGCGCCACTTCCGCGAGCACCACGCCCTGCACCTGCGCCTGACCCAAGAGATGACCGACGGCCTGACGCCCGAGGAGCTGGCCCAGTTCCCGGCCATCCTGCGCAAGATCACCGCCCAGCTCTAG
- a CDS encoding ABC transporter permease, with protein sequence MSGRFFSPRRFLAVVAKEFIQMRRDRATFAMMIGIPLLQLILFGYAINSDPRHLPTAVLSADNSAFSRAVVASMQTSRYFRITRHAASREETRDLLDKGRVQFVLTIPEDFGTNILRGERPVLLLEADATDPSAVSGPVGAFREIVNRAVNTELDRAFPYLTRGSDPVDVRVHADFNPEAVTQYNIVPGLMGVILTMTLVMITALAITRETERGTMENLLATPVRPLEVLIGKIVPYILVGYIQVTLIVVAAKILFQVPVQGSVALVFLLSLVFIGANLSVGVTLSTVARNQLQAVQMSVFFFLPSLLLSGFMFPFRAMPDWAQAVGSVLPLTHYLRLVRGILLKGNGLAEALDNLWPIALFWLVVIVVGVKRYRKTLD encoded by the coding sequence ATGAGCGGGCGGTTCTTCTCGCCGAGGCGCTTTCTGGCCGTGGTGGCCAAGGAATTCATCCAGATGCGCCGGGACCGGGCCACCTTCGCCATGATGATCGGCATCCCGCTGCTCCAGCTCATCCTCTTCGGCTACGCCATCAACTCCGATCCGCGCCACCTGCCCACGGCCGTGCTCTCGGCCGACAACTCGGCCTTCTCCCGGGCCGTGGTGGCCTCCATGCAGACCAGCCGCTACTTCCGCATCACCCGCCACGCGGCCTCGCGGGAGGAGACCCGGGACCTGCTGGACAAGGGCAGGGTGCAGTTCGTGCTGACCATCCCCGAGGACTTCGGCACGAACATCCTGCGCGGGGAGCGGCCGGTGCTTCTCCTGGAGGCCGACGCCACCGACCCCTCGGCCGTGAGCGGGCCCGTGGGGGCCTTCCGGGAGATCGTCAACCGGGCGGTGAACACCGAGCTGGACCGGGCCTTCCCCTACCTCACGCGCGGCAGCGACCCGGTGGACGTGCGGGTGCACGCGGACTTCAACCCCGAGGCCGTGACCCAGTACAACATCGTGCCCGGGCTCATGGGCGTGATCCTGACCATGACCCTGGTGATGATCACGGCCCTGGCCATCACCCGGGAGACCGAGCGCGGGACCATGGAGAACCTGCTGGCCACGCCGGTGCGGCCCCTGGAGGTGCTCATCGGCAAGATCGTGCCCTACATCCTGGTGGGCTACATCCAGGTCACGCTCATCGTAGTGGCCGCCAAGATCCTCTTCCAGGTGCCCGTGCAGGGCAGCGTGGCGCTGGTCTTCCTGCTCTCCCTGGTCTTCATCGGGGCCAACCTCTCCGTGGGCGTGACCCTCTCCACCGTGGCCCGCAACCAGCTCCAGGCCGTGCAGATGTCGGTCTTCTTCTTCCTGCCCTCGCTTCTGCTCTCGGGCTTCATGTTCCCCTTCCGGGCCATGCCGGACTGGGCCCAGGCCGTGGGCTCGGTCCTGCCCCTGACGCACTACCTGCGCCTGGTGCGCGGCATCCTGCTCAAGGGCAACGGACTGGCCGAGGCCCTGGACAACCTCTGGCCCATCGCCCTGTTCTGGCTGGTGGTCATCGTGGTGGGCGTGAAGCGTTACCGCAAGACCCTGGACTAG
- a CDS encoding ABC transporter ATP-binding protein, producing MDASDLVIDVRGITKAFGGKVVVNGLDMQVRRGEIYGFLGPNGSGKTTFIRMLCGLLRPDAGEGACLGLDVLTEAARIKEQVGYMSQRFSLYEDLTVLENLDFTARMYGLPDRKAAVGRIVERMGLGRYAKHLAGKLSGGWKQRLALASCMLHEPRLLLLDEPTAGVDPGARRDFWDQVHVLAGEGVTSLISTHYMDEAERCHRLAYIAYGDLLARGMLEDLIRDSGLTTYNVTGPGLHELARELNGRPGVDQVAAFGLTLHVSGRDRAALEAALAPLRGGAHTVEAVPTSLEEVFIDLMRRGRPQ from the coding sequence ATGGACGCCTCGGACCTGGTCATCGACGTGCGCGGCATCACCAAGGCCTTCGGCGGCAAGGTGGTGGTCAACGGCCTGGACATGCAGGTCCGGCGCGGCGAGATCTACGGTTTCCTGGGGCCCAACGGCTCGGGCAAGACCACGTTCATCCGCATGCTCTGCGGCCTGCTGCGCCCAGACGCCGGGGAGGGCGCCTGCCTGGGCCTGGACGTGCTCACCGAGGCCGCCCGGATCAAGGAGCAGGTGGGCTACATGTCCCAGCGCTTCAGCCTTTACGAGGACCTGACAGTGCTGGAGAACCTGGACTTCACGGCCCGCATGTACGGCCTGCCCGACCGCAAGGCCGCCGTCGGGCGGATCGTCGAGCGCATGGGCCTGGGCCGCTACGCGAAGCATCTGGCGGGCAAGCTCTCGGGCGGCTGGAAGCAGCGGCTGGCCCTGGCTTCCTGCATGCTGCACGAGCCCCGTCTCCTGCTCCTGGACGAACCCACGGCCGGGGTGGACCCCGGGGCCCGGCGCGACTTCTGGGACCAGGTCCACGTCCTGGCCGGGGAGGGCGTGACCTCGCTCATCAGCACGCACTACATGGACGAGGCCGAGCGCTGCCACCGGCTGGCCTACATCGCCTACGGCGATCTCCTGGCCCGGGGCATGCTGGAGGACCTCATCCGCGACTCCGGGCTCACGACCTACAACGTCACCGGACCGGGCCTGCACGAATTGGCGCGTGAGCTGAACGGGCGGCCGGGAGTGGACCAGGTGGCGGCCTTCGGCCTGACCCTGCACGTCAGCGGCCGCGACCGGGCGGCCCTGGAGGCGGCCCTGGCCCCCTTGCGGGGCGGCGCGCATACGGTGGAGGCCGTGCCCACCAGCCTGGAGGAGGTCTTCATCGACCTCATGCGCCGGGGGAGGCCGCAATGA
- a CDS encoding HlyD family secretion protein, translated as MRRALPVLLVLALLGGCGRSGELFQGYVEGEYVYVASPLGGQLETLDVSRGQTVARGARLFVLDAALERAAVDEAEHVLAQAENRLADLRKGKRPSEVASIQAQLDEARAARGLADSEHRRRIKLFEQKTIAREELDRVRTESEQARQRVESLSQQLTTARLGAREDEIKAAESEALAARARLDKARWNLDQKTQAAPASGLVFDTLYRAGEWVPAGRPVVALLPPENIRVRFFVPETLVGSLAPGQEVEVLADGRAEPARAEITFVSPEAEYAPPVIYSSESRAKLVFRVEARPRPGQPPLNPGQPVDVRPAGGN; from the coding sequence ATGAGGCGGGCGCTGCCGGTCCTGCTGGTCCTGGCCCTGCTGGGCGGCTGCGGTCGTTCCGGTGAACTCTTCCAGGGCTACGTGGAGGGCGAATATGTCTACGTGGCCTCGCCCCTGGGCGGCCAGCTGGAGACCTTGGACGTGAGCCGGGGCCAGACCGTGGCGCGGGGCGCGCGGCTCTTCGTCCTGGACGCCGCCCTGGAGCGCGCGGCCGTGGACGAGGCCGAACACGTCCTGGCCCAGGCCGAGAACCGGCTGGCCGACCTGCGCAAGGGCAAGCGTCCCTCGGAGGTGGCCTCCATCCAGGCCCAGCTGGATGAGGCCCGCGCCGCCCGGGGGCTGGCCGATTCCGAACACCGCCGCCGGATCAAGCTCTTCGAGCAGAAGACCATCGCCCGCGAGGAGTTGGACCGGGTCCGCACCGAGTCTGAACAGGCCCGCCAGCGCGTGGAATCCCTGTCCCAGCAACTGACCACCGCCCGGCTCGGCGCGCGCGAGGACGAGATCAAGGCCGCCGAGTCCGAGGCCCTGGCCGCCCGCGCCCGGCTGGACAAGGCCCGCTGGAATCTGGATCAGAAGACCCAGGCCGCGCCCGCCTCGGGGCTCGTCTTCGACACCCTCTACCGGGCCGGGGAATGGGTTCCGGCCGGACGGCCGGTGGTGGCCCTGCTGCCGCCGGAGAACATCCGGGTGCGCTTCTTCGTGCCCGAGACCCTGGTGGGTTCGCTGGCCCCCGGGCAGGAGGTGGAGGTCCTGGCCGACGGCCGGGCCGAGCCCGCGCGGGCCGAGATCACCTTCGTCTCGCCCGAGGCCGAGTACGCTCCGCCGGTGATCTACTCCAGCGAGAGCCGGGCCAAGCTCGTCTTCCGCGTGGAGGCCAGGCCCCGCCCCGGGCAGCCGCCGCTCAACCCCGGACAGCCCGTGGACGTGCGGCCGGCCGGAGGGAACTGA
- a CDS encoding CerR family C-terminal domain-containing protein: MSGNEPQGTRDRILDAAGVIFAKKGFRAATVRQISEAAGVNVALLHYYFKDKAGLYQAVLDDLVDQGVKVFPPDMGVRPGDGPEARLAGFVRGLLHRLLSTRDWGGYDGKARLIIKELSDPTPFMDQVVERFARPQKEILAGIVSELLAPHAAPRVVRACCLSVVAQCLHYGYAKPVIDRLLPGEELHDEDIALLAEHVTRFSLGGLARAKERAARMAAGGGA; this comes from the coding sequence ATGAGCGGAAACGAACCACAGGGCACGCGGGACCGCATCCTGGACGCCGCCGGGGTCATCTTCGCCAAGAAGGGATTCCGGGCGGCCACCGTGCGCCAGATCAGCGAGGCCGCCGGAGTGAACGTGGCCCTGCTGCACTACTATTTCAAGGACAAGGCCGGGTTGTACCAGGCCGTGTTGGACGACCTCGTGGACCAGGGCGTGAAGGTCTTTCCCCCGGACATGGGGGTGCGGCCCGGCGACGGGCCCGAGGCGCGGCTGGCCGGTTTCGTGCGCGGCCTGCTCCACCGCCTGCTCTCCACGCGCGACTGGGGCGGCTACGACGGCAAGGCCCGGCTCATCATCAAGGAACTCTCCGACCCCACGCCGTTCATGGATCAGGTGGTGGAGCGCTTCGCCCGGCCCCAGAAGGAGATCCTCGCGGGCATCGTCTCGGAGCTGCTGGCGCCTCACGCCGCGCCGCGCGTGGTGCGGGCCTGCTGCCTGAGCGTGGTGGCCCAATGCCTGCACTACGGCTACGCCAAGCCGGTCATCGACCGGCTCCTGCCCGGAGAGGAGCTTCACGACGAGGACATCGCCCTGCTGGCCGAGCATGTAACCCGGTTTTCCCTGGGCGGCCTGGCCCGGGCGAAGGAGCGCGCCGCGCGCATGGCGGCTGGAGGTGGAGCATGA
- a CDS encoding 1-acyl-sn-glycerol-3-phosphate acyltransferase — protein MLRFFLFLLACVPLTLWHSTHMILACLLPGPKGPKGEAIGRRWSRALLRASGLRLDIDLSVLDPAGHYVFMVNHQSNFDIPLLYAVLDAYPIRFVAKKSLFDIPVFGRAMRLAGHIPIDRGNRRSGMKSVQDAVDAAQAGICPVIFPEGTRNPEPGSLLDFKIGGMVLALKCDLPVAPLVLDGTGAALPRGRMILRKGTIRLKALPPVDVSTYTLKERERFRDELRTRMGEALAALPKD, from the coding sequence ATGCTTCGCTTTTTCCTCTTTCTCCTGGCCTGCGTGCCGCTCACGCTCTGGCACTCCACCCACATGATCCTGGCCTGCCTGTTGCCCGGCCCCAAGGGCCCCAAGGGCGAGGCCATCGGCAGGCGCTGGTCCCGCGCCCTGCTCCGGGCCAGCGGCCTGCGCCTGGACATCGACCTCTCGGTCCTGGACCCGGCAGGGCACTACGTGTTCATGGTCAACCACCAGAGCAACTTCGACATCCCCCTGCTCTACGCCGTGCTCGACGCCTACCCGATCCGCTTCGTGGCCAAGAAGAGCCTCTTCGACATCCCGGTCTTCGGCCGGGCCATGCGTCTGGCGGGCCACATCCCCATCGACCGGGGCAACCGCCGCTCGGGCATGAAGAGCGTGCAGGACGCGGTGGACGCGGCCCAGGCCGGGATCTGCCCGGTGATCTTTCCCGAGGGCACGCGCAACCCCGAGCCCGGCTCCCTCCTGGACTTCAAGATCGGCGGCATGGTCCTGGCGCTCAAATGCGACCTGCCCGTGGCCCCGCTGGTCCTCGACGGCACGGGCGCGGCCCTGCCCCGGGGCCGCATGATCCTGCGCAAGGGAACCATCCGTCTCAAGGCCCTGCCGCCCGTGGACGTCTCGACCTACACCCTCAAGGAGCGCGAGCGGTTCCGCGACGAGCTGCGCACGCGCATGGGCGAGGCCCTGGCCGCCCTGCCCAAGGATTGA
- a CDS encoding ribonuclease J: MSEKRLTITPLGGLGEIGLNCMAFSSPESTVLVDCGLMFPEDYLFGVDVAIPRFDVLLAQKDKLKAIVLTHGHEDHIGALPWLLPYVNVPVYGSSFTLALVENKLREHNLDRWADLRPVRAGDRVALDDFAFTFIPVCHSIIEGFGLGIETPMGRVIHTGDFKIDRNPLDGHATDLEAFRRFAEPGLTLLLSDSTNVEREGFALTEREIKASLREIFGQAKGRILISLFASHIQRIQEIIDLASAFGRKVAVSGKSLIRNIETARDLGHLRVPHGELIDVEDVSGLRDDEVVILLTGSQGEPLAALSRMSMDEHRSLSIQKGDLVLLSSRFIPGNVLAITKVINRLYRLGAEVLYEKVQAIHASGHAHREELRIMLETVRPRYFIPVHGEYRHLVKHRRLALECGVAEERALVLENGSPVTFLEDGIRLEESVDSERILVDGKGVGDVGQSVLKERQLLAGEGMVIVIVVMDENTGVIVHGPDILSKGFIFEQQYAHLLDDAKCVVLDVFEDTNPSDLKRIKEKIRSSLRRFFRKILERDPVVVPLVISI; this comes from the coding sequence ATGTCTGAAAAGCGCCTGACCATCACCCCCCTGGGCGGCCTCGGCGAGATCGGCCTGAACTGCATGGCCTTCTCCTCGCCGGAGAGCACGGTCCTGGTGGACTGCGGCCTCATGTTTCCCGAGGACTACCTCTTCGGCGTGGACGTGGCCATTCCGCGCTTCGACGTGCTCCTGGCCCAGAAGGACAAGCTCAAGGCCATCGTCCTGACCCACGGCCACGAGGACCACATCGGCGCCCTGCCCTGGCTCCTGCCCTACGTGAACGTGCCGGTGTACGGTTCGAGCTTCACCCTGGCCCTGGTGGAGAACAAGCTCCGGGAGCACAACCTGGACCGCTGGGCCGACCTGCGACCCGTGCGCGCCGGGGACCGCGTGGCCCTGGACGACTTCGCCTTCACCTTCATCCCGGTCTGCCACTCGATCATCGAGGGCTTCGGCCTGGGCATCGAGACGCCCATGGGCCGCGTGATCCACACCGGCGACTTCAAGATCGACCGCAATCCACTGGACGGCCACGCCACGGACCTGGAGGCCTTCCGCCGCTTCGCCGAGCCCGGCCTGACCCTGCTCCTCTCCGACTCCACCAACGTGGAGCGCGAGGGCTTCGCCCTCACCGAGCGGGAGATCAAGGCCAGCCTGCGCGAGATCTTCGGCCAGGCCAAGGGCCGCATCCTCATCTCCCTCTTCGCCAGCCACATCCAGCGCATCCAGGAGATCATCGACCTGGCCTCGGCCTTCGGCCGCAAGGTGGCCGTGAGCGGCAAGAGCCTGATCCGCAACATCGAGACCGCCCGCGACCTCGGGCACCTGCGCGTGCCGCACGGCGAGCTCATCGACGTGGAGGACGTGTCGGGCCTGCGCGACGACGAGGTGGTCATCCTGCTCACCGGCTCCCAGGGCGAACCCCTGGCCGCGCTTTCGCGCATGTCCATGGACGAGCACCGCTCCCTGTCCATCCAGAAGGGCGACCTCGTGCTCCTCTCCTCGCGCTTCATCCCGGGCAACGTCCTGGCCATCACCAAGGTCATCAACCGGCTCTACCGCCTGGGCGCGGAGGTCCTCTACGAGAAGGTCCAGGCCATCCACGCCTCGGGCCACGCCCACCGCGAGGAGCTGCGCATCATGCTGGAGACCGTGCGGCCCAGGTACTTCATCCCGGTGCACGGCGAATACCGCCACCTGGTCAAGCACCGCCGCCTGGCCCTGGAATGCGGGGTGGCCGAAGAGCGGGCCCTGGTGCTCGAAAACGGCTCGCCCGTAACCTTCCTGGAGGACGGCATCCGCCTGGAGGAGTCCGTGGACTCCGAGCGCATCCTGGTGGACGGCAAGGGCGTGGGCGACGTGGGTCAGAGCGTGCTCAAGGAACGCCAGCTCCTGGCCGGCGAGGGCATGGTCATCGTCATCGTGGTCATGGACGAGAACACCGGCGTCATCGTCCACGGCCCGGACATCCTCTCCAAGGGCTTCATCTTCGAGCAGCAGTACGCCCACCTCCTGGACGACGCCAAATGCGTGGTCCTGGACGTCTTCGAGGACACCAACCCCTCGGACCTGAAACGGATCAAGGAGAAGATCCGCTCCAGCCTGCGGCGCTTCTTCCGCAAGATCCTGGAGCGCGATCCCGTGGTGGTGCCCCTGGTCATCAGCATCTGA